A DNA window from Arachis duranensis cultivar V14167 chromosome 3, aradu.V14167.gnm2.J7QH, whole genome shotgun sequence contains the following coding sequences:
- the LOC107479081 gene encoding LOW QUALITY PROTEIN: protein Brevis radix-like 4 (The sequence of the model RefSeq protein was modified relative to this genomic sequence to represent the inferred CDS: inserted 1 base in 1 codon) produces MLTCIARPKKLGEDSLSHPDDPNSSIGKNQSVKSITSQLKDMALKASGAYKNCSPCAPPSRLRTASGVGGASIGSGGDSDGDSDRFRWSYRRTGSSSSSAGTRTGWGKEMEAXTPSSAGGSGRRAEPVVVLVEENEPKEWVAQVEPGVLITFVSLPRGGNDLKRIRFSREIFNKWQAQRWWAENYDKVMELYNVQRLNRQAFPLPTPPRSEDESSKRESIEDSPVTPPLTKERLPRNLYRPTGVGMGYSSSDSFDHQSMQSRHYNDSNGLNSTPKVSTISAAKTEMSSMDASISSSSREVDHSGELSMSNASDLETEWVEQDEPGVYITIRALPGGKRELKRVRFSREKFGEMHARLWWEENRARIHEQYL; encoded by the exons atgctgaCTTGCATAGCTCGGCCGAAGAAACTCGGGGAAGACTCACTGAGTCACCCGGACGATCCCAATTCCAGCATCGGAAAGAATCAATCCGTCAAGTCCATCACCTCTCAG TTAAAGGATATGGCGTTGAAGGCGTCGGGTGCGTACAAGAACTGCAGTCCGTGCGCGCCGCCGAGTCGACTCAGGACAGCCAGTGGAGTGGGCGGTGCCAGTATTGGAAGCGGTGGAGACTCGGATGGGGACTCGGATCGGTTCCGGTGGTCGTACAGACGGACAGGGAGCTCAAGCTCGTCGGCGGGGACAAGGACAGGGTGGGGAAAGGAGATGGAGG NGACGCCGAGCTCCGCCGGAGGGAGCGGGCGGAGGGCGGAGCCGGTGGTGGTGCTAGTGGAGGAGAACGAGCCGAAGGAGTGGGTGGCGCAGGTGGAGCCCGGCGTCTTGATCACGTTCGTGTCGCTTCCCCGTGGCGGGAACGACCTCAAGCGCATACGATTCAG TCGGGAGATATTTAACAAATGGCAAGCTCAAAGATGGTGGGCAGAGAACTATGACAAGGTCATGGAACTTTACAATGTTCAAAGGCTTAACCGCCAAGCTTTCCCTCTTCCAACTCCACCACGGTCTGAAGATGAg AGTTCAAAGCGTGAATCAATAGAAGACAGCCCTGTAACACCTCCACTAACCAAGGAACGGCTACCTCGAAATTTGTACCGCCCAACAGGGGTGGGAATGGGGTACTCATCCTCAGATTCCTTTGATCATCAGTCGATGCAATCCCGGCATTACAATGATTCAAACGGTCTGAACTCAACCCCAAAGGTTTCAACCATTAGCGCTGCCAAGACAGAGATGTCATCGATGGATGCTTCTATAAGTAGCTCATCCAGAGAAGTGGACCATTCCGGGGAACTATCAATGAGCAATGCTAGTGACTTGGAGACTGAATGGGTTGAGCAGGATGAACCTGGAGTCTACATTACCATTAGAGCACTCCCAGGTGGCAAACGGGAGCTCAAACGAGTGAGGTTCAG CCGAGAAAAATTTGGGGAGATGCATGCTCGACTTTGGTGGGAGGAGAATCGTGCCAGAATACATGAACAATACTTGTAA